One region of Natrinema salaciae genomic DNA includes:
- a CDS encoding DUF5518 domain-containing protein produces MVSDTNQSPNRTVDRPAADESGSSTVINAAIGAAVGIVLLFVPFSTLLGGAIAGYLEGGEPGDGLRVGAIAGAFMLVPMMLVGLFFMLFFIGFGAGAPLMLGVMATGMLLFGALYIVGLSAAGGYLGIYLEDEL; encoded by the coding sequence ATGGTCTCCGATACTAACCAGTCCCCGAACAGGACAGTCGACCGGCCGGCTGCTGACGAGAGCGGCTCCAGTACTGTGATCAACGCAGCGATCGGTGCGGCCGTCGGCATTGTCCTCTTGTTCGTCCCGTTTTCCACGCTGCTCGGCGGGGCGATCGCCGGTTACCTCGAGGGCGGTGAGCCGGGCGACGGGTTGCGGGTCGGTGCCATCGCCGGTGCCTTCATGCTCGTTCCGATGATGCTCGTGGGACTGTTCTTCATGCTGTTCTTCATCGGTTTCGGGGCCGGGGCACCTCTCATGCTCGGCGTGATGGCTACCGGCATGTTGCTGTTCGGCGCGCTGTACATCGTCGGATTGAGCGCCGCCGGTGGGTACCTCGGTATCTACCTCGAAGACGAACTGTAG
- a CDS encoding MBL fold metallo-hydrolase — MDRISLGNDEFEGRNNAYVLADDDTGELALVDTGIATDDIRRDLREGLAERGYELSDVDDIVLTHFHVDHAGLAGEIQAASGATVSVHAADAPLVAQDPDAVAAVEERRRELLAEWGVPEDARNEFFAFFESVEIEGRPAEPTPIEDGDVLEVGGRTLETVHAPGHAAGLCCFETADGDEAFVGDAVLPVYTPNVGGADFRVDRPLEKYVATLERLIDRDYDRVWPGHRDPIEEPTERAETILEHHRERTATILDFLTDHGSADAWTVSNYLFGDLEGIHIVHGPGEAFAHLDHLRHEGVVAYENGEYCPVTDPISATELV, encoded by the coding sequence ATGGACCGTATTTCGCTCGGGAACGACGAATTCGAGGGCCGAAACAACGCCTACGTCCTCGCCGACGACGATACCGGCGAGCTCGCGCTCGTCGATACGGGGATCGCCACCGACGACATCCGGCGCGACCTCCGCGAGGGCCTCGCCGAGCGCGGCTACGAGCTGTCCGACGTCGACGACATCGTGCTCACTCACTTCCACGTCGATCACGCCGGCCTCGCCGGCGAGATCCAGGCTGCGAGCGGCGCGACGGTCTCCGTCCACGCGGCCGACGCCCCGTTGGTCGCTCAGGACCCGGACGCGGTCGCCGCCGTCGAGGAGCGCCGCCGGGAACTCCTCGCGGAGTGGGGCGTCCCCGAAGACGCGCGGAACGAGTTCTTTGCCTTCTTCGAGTCGGTGGAGATCGAGGGCCGGCCGGCCGAGCCGACGCCGATCGAAGACGGGGACGTACTCGAGGTTGGCGGTCGAACCCTCGAGACGGTTCACGCGCCGGGTCACGCGGCGGGACTGTGTTGTTTCGAGACGGCCGACGGCGACGAGGCGTTCGTCGGCGACGCCGTCCTGCCGGTGTACACACCAAATGTCGGCGGCGCTGATTTCCGGGTCGACCGTCCCCTCGAGAAGTACGTCGCCACCTTGGAACGGCTCATCGATCGCGACTACGACCGGGTCTGGCCCGGTCACCGCGATCCCATCGAAGAGCCGACCGAGCGCGCCGAGACGATCCTCGAGCACCATCGCGAGCGGACGGCGACGATCCTCGACTTCCTGACCGACCACGGATCGGCCGACGCCTGGACGGTTAGCAACTACCTGTTCGGCGACCTCGAGGGGATCCACATCGTCCACGGTCCCGGCGAGGCGTTCGCTCATCTCGATCACCTCCGCCACGAGGGGGTCGTGGCGTACGAAAACGGCGAGTACTGCCCGGTAACCGATCCGATCTCGGCGACGGAACTCGTCTGA
- a CDS encoding NUDIX domain-containing protein, whose protein sequence is MDSFSHPESLRDRESIPFHEETRSVDRTAFESIAEDVDSHAVVGITNDEGAVLLQNDGSHGWTLLAFPAEPGADWTTVVRQEATELLGIEVVLDQVERVRRLDLHLSSDDRQSVTMYNVVFRGAVDGTIDLEERRRTNDDPKLGWFTGVSDEQDGAVADDIRRFVADR, encoded by the coding sequence ATGGACTCCTTTTCTCACCCCGAATCCCTGCGCGACCGTGAGAGCATTCCGTTCCACGAGGAAACGCGATCCGTCGATCGAACGGCGTTCGAGTCGATCGCCGAGGACGTGGACAGTCATGCCGTGGTCGGAATTACCAACGACGAGGGCGCAGTACTGTTGCAAAACGATGGCTCCCACGGGTGGACCCTCCTCGCCTTCCCGGCTGAGCCCGGGGCGGACTGGACGACCGTCGTCCGTCAGGAGGCAACGGAACTACTCGGTATCGAGGTCGTCCTCGATCAGGTGGAACGCGTTCGTCGTCTCGACCTCCACCTCTCGAGCGACGATCGCCAGTCCGTTACGATGTACAACGTGGTGTTTCGTGGCGCGGTAGACGGGACTATCGACCTCGAGGAGCGGCGTAGAACGAACGATGACCCAAAACTCGGGTGGTTCACGGGAGTTTCCGACGAACAGGACGGTGCGGTTGCGGACGACATCCGACGCTTCGTGGCGGACCGGTAA